A region from the Tahibacter amnicola genome encodes:
- a CDS encoding non-ribosomal peptide synthetase/type I polyketide synthase, with amino-acid sequence METAKKLLALLGSRHIEVYLDGGKLKTRAAPGAITDEVAALIKAGRDDLIALLAAGNVAISGIPKGNADAGSAVTSSQRRLWLSQKLSDAKAIYNVPLAVKLTGVLDEASLDLALHKVVERHQALRTQFVEQGGDVVARVRGADLVVGRHRVDAQAGDPAPARRLVAELVARPFDLSEDLLFRADLISAGPEEHILVLCMHHIVADGWSCAVLVKELEALYNAGGSDASLPALTVQFADYAQWLAAPEQQRAEEAHLAYWREQLRDVPAVHALALDHPRPRVQSYEGAEREHLLSEQLTASVRAFAARQGVTVYCLLQAVLALVLGRWSNEKDILIGTSTAGRNYPELENLVGFFVNPLILRNRISDTATVTEYLASARRLLVEAFEHQQVAFERVVDEVLPTRSASHAPLFQFMFDYQGASNGTGQVALNGLDCQLLPIGSTGAKYDIEITATELSSRTHLRWVYAAKLFGEATVRRLQQSFEALLAAFVASPDERIAALPFLPAEEAAFIAQAGLGPRVPVSSLTFPERVAAVARELPDSVAVEFDGQTYSYAEIDSRANKLAHFLRKLGLRAGLRAAVYLEPGPELVIAILAVLKAGGAYVPIDPAYPEDRVEYILDDAQISIVLCSREAMNEGLPGDQKVVPVDLEIQDALFASQPDEAPVWPSGEEPQIAYVLYTSGSTGKPKGAIIPHSALGNYLDFAATYFRDDLRGAIVSSSIGFDATITSLLTPLLIGKRVVLLGSALDAVFGGLKHYLLEDPHTWLFKITPAHLSALGHACGRLGRSPARHVLIIGGEQLDHAVVDQWRSHWLPEATYVNEYGPTETVVGCSVYVIDGQSVNVPVSGAVPIGKPIANTGLYAVNGGQLVPLGAVGELHIAGAGLAEGYLNLPEVSAQRFVTLPNVDPQQRFYRTGDLVRLRSDGHFEFIKRCDDQVKIRGYRIETGEIESALRGVTGVREAAVLVQDEPSQRLLVAFLQPADDVADAKVFQQRVRQELARSLPEYMVPAAFELIAALPLTVNGKVDKSALPRIDVAASLGLNYVAPQSDLEGALCTLWQEAIGLDRVGIHDNFLDIGGNSLMFVRLRADIENQFGCKLDITAFFEFPTIAELARHLQSIRDTGQSIAEAIVDGRDLAPRTAAQAQAPIAIIAMAGRFPDADSPDALWENLREGRESLQTFSDAELIAGGFSPAVVADPAFVRSAALLRDVASFDADYFRMTPREAEILDPQQRLLLECSVHALESAGYGDGAQPRHCGVFLGCGESTYLAHHLLPQMTLMRDLGLNVLHANSNHYLATRIAYKLDLTGPAITIATACSTSLVAVHQAVNSLRHGECDMALAGGAGVSEFGPSGYLYREGGIESPDGRCRAFDADARGTRGGNGAGIVVLKRLDDALRDGDNVLAVIRGTALNNDGSQKAGYTAPSVVGQTSVIEEALRDAQLDAQQIQYVETHGTGTPLGDPIEYRALRKVFHAAGEARCALGTLKPNIGHLDAAAGVAGLIKAVQAVRHGVIPSCLHLDRPNELIDTAGSPFYFPRQALPWTCAEGEPRRAGVSAFGIGGTNVHVIIEQAPAVAGGESNSEDDGYQLFPLSARSEASLVAAADALREHLASTPGQRLSDIAYTLQVGREAHPWRRHVVARDRDSLVAALAEAGSRKARHHDDGRKRLATVFLFPGQGAQYATMGQGLLGVALRYTEAFEQCRALIARHGGFDLRDKLAEGNAALLPTDVAQPALFALEYSLATELTGLGVEPAAMIGHSLGEFVAACLAGVFTLEDAIRVVCARARLMQAGEPGAMLAISAARSAAEPCYDVSSVALAAINGPENYVVSGATAVIAQVEAQLNQAGIQCRTLQTSHAFHSPMMTAAADGLRTVLAGVALNPPTMRLLSNVTGAFMTPEQACDPDYWASHLLAPVQFAQGLETLCRVLGATGADLAFVEVGPGQGLSNLVRRNPCAAPSLATPTLRHPQESGDDVVYWLNALGKLWTLGVGLDWRQLHGVGARRRVALPTYAFDRKRFWIDRPKAGERPLPPVHAAPSTNPEAWFYLPNWQLAPAITQPVDATGESVVASTWLVLSDELGIAEALAERIRPHGEPRVIPPSALAPSLMDDAAQLERLVAGLADSTSVSIACLWPLVATTVESPDYAEFERLQRRSFYPLLALLKAIFAQCPRLEVRLHVVTDRALRVTGTETIQAGLATLRGLCKVAAQENPQVVCRLIDIDATQAGNVVQRGRIAEQLWREFNAAQDAPEVALRGNGRWLKHFLPLADSRLATPRPVLRHRGHYLITGGLGRIGLQLAKWLAEDYHARITLVSRREFPARQDWARVDEGLFTAAVAEQVRWLNALCEAGADVHVLRADVADYAALEVAVTDAERACGAIAGVFHAAGNVEDSVLPLSSTDEAACERQFAPKVAGLIHLERVLRGRRVDFCLVMSSLAAELGGLGFTAYAAASAYADAFVQHLRNEGHHHWCAIDWDGWNFSGDGAVAHGMEHAMRPADGMRAFAVAMQHCDQPCLINSTTDMDARYARWVGGLAESGEGAIQVHERPDIAQPYAAPGTKTEEVVARMWQDVLGIERIGVNDSFFELGGDSLIATRLVAKVRTHFNVAERVFSLSDFFANPTISHIAARLDGHSVVEKLASKRQELSAEAIVEEGEF; translated from the coding sequence ATGGAAACCGCGAAGAAACTGCTGGCATTACTGGGCTCCAGGCACATCGAGGTCTACCTCGACGGCGGCAAGCTCAAGACCAGGGCGGCGCCGGGCGCCATCACTGACGAGGTCGCCGCGCTGATCAAGGCTGGTCGCGATGATCTCATCGCCCTGCTCGCAGCGGGTAATGTGGCCATTTCCGGTATTCCCAAAGGCAACGCCGATGCCGGCTCGGCCGTCACGTCGAGCCAGCGCCGGTTATGGCTGAGCCAGAAGCTGTCCGATGCCAAGGCCATCTACAACGTGCCGCTGGCGGTCAAGCTGACCGGCGTGCTCGACGAAGCCTCGCTCGACCTGGCCCTGCACAAGGTGGTGGAACGCCATCAGGCCCTACGGACGCAATTCGTGGAGCAGGGCGGCGACGTCGTCGCGCGTGTCCGCGGCGCGGATCTGGTGGTAGGCCGGCATCGCGTGGATGCGCAGGCCGGCGATCCTGCGCCGGCACGTCGCCTGGTTGCGGAGCTCGTCGCGCGGCCGTTCGACCTCTCGGAAGACCTGCTGTTTCGCGCTGACCTGATCAGCGCAGGCCCGGAGGAACACATCCTGGTCCTGTGCATGCACCACATCGTCGCTGACGGGTGGTCGTGCGCCGTCCTGGTCAAGGAACTGGAAGCGCTCTACAACGCCGGTGGCAGCGATGCGTCACTTCCCGCGCTGACCGTGCAGTTCGCCGACTATGCGCAGTGGCTGGCGGCGCCGGAACAGCAGCGCGCCGAAGAGGCCCACCTGGCTTACTGGCGTGAACAATTGCGCGACGTGCCGGCGGTACATGCCCTGGCGCTGGATCATCCACGTCCACGTGTGCAGTCCTATGAAGGCGCGGAACGCGAGCACCTGCTGTCCGAGCAACTGACGGCTTCAGTTCGCGCCTTCGCTGCCAGGCAGGGGGTGACAGTGTACTGCCTGCTGCAGGCGGTGCTCGCGCTGGTGCTTGGGCGCTGGAGCAACGAGAAGGACATCCTGATCGGCACTTCCACGGCTGGCCGAAATTATCCCGAGCTTGAGAACCTGGTGGGCTTCTTCGTCAATCCGCTGATTCTGCGCAACCGGATTTCCGATACGGCGACGGTGACCGAGTATCTGGCGAGTGCGCGTCGTCTGCTGGTGGAGGCCTTCGAGCACCAGCAAGTTGCGTTTGAGCGCGTCGTTGACGAGGTATTGCCGACGCGCTCGGCCAGCCATGCGCCGCTCTTCCAGTTCATGTTCGACTACCAGGGTGCCAGCAATGGCACCGGGCAGGTGGCGCTGAACGGCCTGGATTGCCAACTGCTGCCGATCGGCAGCACCGGCGCGAAGTACGACATCGAGATCACCGCCACGGAACTGTCGTCGCGCACGCACCTGCGCTGGGTGTATGCGGCGAAGCTGTTCGGGGAGGCCACGGTCCGGCGCCTGCAGCAGTCCTTCGAAGCCCTGCTGGCGGCCTTTGTTGCCTCGCCCGACGAGCGCATTGCGGCCTTGCCGTTCCTGCCCGCAGAAGAAGCGGCATTCATCGCGCAGGCCGGACTCGGTCCCCGCGTGCCGGTTTCGTCGTTGACATTTCCCGAACGCGTCGCTGCGGTGGCACGCGAGTTGCCAGACTCCGTGGCGGTGGAGTTCGACGGACAAACCTACAGCTACGCCGAGATCGATTCGCGCGCGAACAAGCTCGCCCATTTCCTGCGCAAGCTGGGACTGCGCGCCGGCCTGCGTGCCGCTGTGTATCTTGAGCCCGGCCCGGAGCTGGTGATTGCCATCCTGGCAGTCCTCAAGGCCGGTGGCGCCTATGTGCCGATCGACCCGGCCTATCCGGAAGATCGCGTGGAATACATCCTCGACGATGCTCAAATCAGCATCGTGCTGTGCAGCCGCGAGGCCATGAACGAGGGATTGCCCGGCGACCAGAAAGTAGTTCCGGTTGACCTGGAGATCCAGGACGCCCTGTTTGCCAGCCAGCCCGACGAAGCCCCCGTCTGGCCGTCGGGTGAGGAACCACAGATCGCCTATGTGCTGTACACCTCCGGTTCCACCGGCAAGCCCAAGGGTGCAATCATCCCTCACAGCGCGCTGGGCAACTACCTCGACTTCGCGGCGACGTATTTCCGCGACGACCTGCGTGGCGCCATTGTCAGCTCCTCGATCGGCTTCGACGCGACGATCACCTCTCTGCTGACGCCGCTACTCATCGGAAAGCGGGTTGTTCTGCTCGGAAGCGCGCTGGACGCTGTTTTCGGCGGACTGAAGCACTACCTGCTGGAAGACCCGCACACCTGGCTGTTCAAGATCACGCCCGCGCATCTGTCGGCGTTGGGGCATGCCTGCGGCCGTCTTGGCCGGTCCCCGGCGCGTCACGTGCTGATCATCGGTGGCGAGCAGCTGGATCATGCCGTCGTTGACCAGTGGCGTTCGCACTGGCTGCCCGAGGCGACGTATGTGAATGAATACGGCCCCACTGAAACGGTGGTCGGCTGTTCCGTTTACGTCATCGACGGGCAGTCCGTCAACGTTCCGGTAAGCGGTGCTGTGCCGATCGGAAAACCGATCGCCAACACTGGACTGTACGCGGTGAATGGCGGTCAGCTCGTGCCGTTGGGCGCGGTTGGCGAACTGCATATCGCCGGCGCGGGATTGGCGGAGGGTTACCTGAATCTCCCCGAAGTGAGCGCGCAGCGTTTCGTGACGCTGCCGAACGTCGACCCGCAGCAACGCTTTTACCGCACCGGCGACCTGGTGCGTTTGCGCAGCGACGGGCACTTCGAGTTCATCAAGCGCTGCGACGACCAGGTCAAGATCCGCGGCTACCGCATCGAGACCGGCGAAATCGAGTCGGCATTGCGCGGTGTAACCGGGGTTCGGGAAGCGGCGGTGCTGGTCCAGGACGAGCCGTCGCAACGCCTGCTGGTGGCGTTCCTGCAACCGGCGGATGACGTTGCCGACGCAAAAGTGTTCCAGCAACGGGTCCGCCAGGAGCTGGCGCGGTCCCTGCCCGAGTACATGGTACCGGCTGCGTTCGAGTTGATCGCCGCCTTGCCGTTGACGGTCAACGGCAAGGTCGACAAGAGCGCGTTGCCCCGCATCGACGTCGCCGCCTCACTGGGCCTGAACTATGTCGCTCCCCAGTCAGACCTGGAAGGGGCCTTGTGCACGCTCTGGCAGGAAGCCATTGGCCTGGACCGCGTCGGCATCCACGACAATTTCCTCGATATCGGCGGCAACTCGCTCATGTTTGTGCGGCTGAGGGCCGACATCGAGAACCAGTTCGGCTGCAAGCTCGACATCACCGCATTTTTCGAATTTCCGACGATCGCGGAGCTGGCCCGGCATCTGCAGTCGATCCGCGACACGGGGCAGTCGATTGCCGAGGCGATCGTTGATGGCCGCGACCTGGCGCCGCGGACTGCCGCACAGGCGCAGGCACCGATCGCCATTATCGCGATGGCCGGTCGTTTCCCCGATGCGGATAGCCCGGATGCGCTGTGGGAGAACCTGCGTGAAGGCCGGGAATCGCTGCAGACATTCTCCGACGCCGAACTCATTGCCGGGGGATTCAGCCCTGCCGTAGTCGCTGATCCGGCGTTCGTGCGTTCGGCCGCCTTGCTGCGGGACGTGGCGTCCTTTGACGCGGACTATTTCCGCATGACGCCGCGCGAAGCGGAGATCCTCGACCCGCAGCAACGACTCCTGCTGGAATGCTCGGTGCACGCGCTGGAAAGCGCCGGCTACGGCGATGGCGCGCAGCCGCGGCACTGCGGGGTGTTCCTAGGGTGTGGCGAAAGCACCTATCTGGCCCATCACCTGCTGCCGCAGATGACGCTGATGCGCGACCTCGGGCTCAACGTCCTGCACGCCAACAGCAATCATTACCTCGCTACCCGCATCGCCTACAAGCTGGATCTCACTGGCCCTGCGATCACCATCGCAACGGCCTGCTCGACCTCGCTCGTCGCGGTGCACCAGGCGGTCAACAGCCTGCGGCACGGTGAATGTGACATGGCACTGGCCGGTGGTGCGGGCGTGTCGGAATTCGGCCCGAGCGGCTACCTGTACCGGGAAGGCGGCATCGAGTCGCCGGACGGGCGGTGCCGCGCCTTCGACGCGGATGCGCGCGGTACCCGCGGTGGCAACGGCGCCGGCATCGTGGTGCTCAAGCGCCTGGACGATGCGCTGCGCGACGGTGACAACGTGCTGGCCGTGATCCGGGGCACGGCGCTCAATAACGATGGGTCACAAAAGGCCGGGTATACCGCGCCCAGTGTGGTAGGACAGACCAGCGTGATCGAGGAGGCGCTGCGTGACGCGCAGCTCGACGCTCAGCAGATCCAGTACGTCGAGACGCACGGCACGGGCACGCCGCTGGGCGATCCGATCGAGTACCGCGCCTTGCGCAAGGTGTTCCACGCGGCCGGCGAAGCCCGCTGCGCGCTGGGCACGCTCAAGCCCAACATTGGTCACCTGGATGCGGCTGCGGGCGTCGCCGGACTGATCAAGGCCGTGCAGGCTGTTCGGCACGGCGTCATACCATCGTGTCTGCACCTGGATCGCCCGAACGAGCTGATCGATACGGCGGGCAGCCCGTTCTATTTCCCACGCCAGGCCCTGCCCTGGACCTGCGCCGAAGGCGAACCTCGCCGCGCCGGCGTCAGTGCGTTCGGAATCGGCGGAACCAATGTCCATGTAATCATCGAGCAGGCACCGGCTGTGGCCGGCGGAGAGAGCAACAGTGAAGATGACGGCTACCAGCTGTTTCCACTGTCTGCCCGGTCCGAAGCGTCGCTGGTGGCTGCGGCAGACGCGCTGCGCGAACACCTGGCCAGCACGCCCGGCCAGCGGCTGTCGGACATCGCCTACACGCTGCAGGTGGGACGTGAGGCTCATCCCTGGCGTCGTCATGTTGTCGCCAGGGATCGCGATTCCCTGGTTGCCGCGCTGGCGGAAGCGGGCTCACGCAAGGCCCGGCACCACGACGATGGCCGCAAACGCCTGGCAACGGTGTTCCTGTTCCCGGGGCAAGGGGCGCAGTACGCCACCATGGGACAGGGGCTGCTCGGCGTGGCGCTGCGCTACACGGAAGCGTTTGAGCAGTGCCGGGCGCTGATCGCCCGCCACGGCGGTTTTGATCTGCGCGACAAACTCGCCGAAGGCAATGCGGCGCTGTTGCCGACGGATGTCGCCCAGCCGGCGCTGTTCGCCCTGGAATACAGCCTTGCCACCGAGCTGACGGGGCTGGGCGTCGAACCTGCCGCGATGATCGGACATAGTCTTGGCGAGTTCGTTGCTGCCTGCCTGGCGGGCGTGTTCACGCTGGAGGACGCCATCAGGGTGGTGTGCGCGCGAGCCCGGTTGATGCAGGCGGGCGAGCCGGGCGCGATGCTGGCCATCAGCGCAGCGCGCAGCGCAGCCGAACCCTGCTACGACGTGAGTAGCGTGGCACTCGCGGCGATAAACGGTCCGGAGAACTACGTGGTTTCCGGCGCGACGGCCGTGATCGCCCAGGTCGAGGCACAGCTCAACCAGGCGGGTATCCAGTGCCGCACCTTGCAGACCTCGCACGCTTTCCATTCACCGATGATGACGGCGGCCGCGGACGGGTTGCGCACAGTCCTGGCGGGTGTCGCGCTGAACCCACCGACGATGCGCCTGCTGTCCAACGTCACCGGCGCGTTCATGACGCCGGAGCAGGCCTGCGATCCGGACTACTGGGCGAGCCACCTGTTGGCCCCGGTGCAATTCGCCCAGGGCCTGGAAACGCTGTGCCGTGTGTTGGGCGCAACCGGCGCGGATCTGGCGTTCGTCGAGGTGGGGCCGGGGCAGGGGCTTTCGAACCTGGTCCGCCGCAACCCCTGCGCCGCCCCGTCGCTGGCGACTCCGACGTTGCGTCATCCGCAGGAGTCAGGCGACGACGTCGTCTACTGGCTCAATGCGCTCGGCAAGCTCTGGACGCTGGGCGTCGGGCTTGACTGGCGCCAACTCCATGGGGTTGGCGCGCGCCGTCGCGTCGCGTTGCCGACCTATGCCTTCGATCGCAAGCGGTTCTGGATCGACCGGCCCAAAGCCGGAGAACGGCCGCTTCCCCCGGTACATGCGGCCCCGTCGACAAACCCGGAAGCGTGGTTCTACCTCCCGAACTGGCAGCTCGCGCCGGCGATCACACAGCCGGTCGACGCGACCGGTGAAAGCGTCGTTGCCTCAACCTGGCTGGTGCTTTCCGATGAGCTGGGCATTGCCGAGGCCCTGGCCGAGCGTATTCGTCCGCATGGTGAACCACGGGTCATTCCGCCCAGCGCTTTGGCGCCGTCGCTGATGGATGATGCGGCACAGCTTGAGCGACTGGTAGCGGGCCTTGCCGACAGCACGTCGGTTTCCATCGCCTGCCTGTGGCCCCTGGTGGCGACGACGGTGGAGTCGCCGGACTACGCGGAGTTCGAACGTCTCCAGCGACGCAGTTTCTATCCGTTGCTTGCGCTGCTGAAGGCCATTTTTGCGCAATGCCCCCGTCTGGAAGTGCGGCTGCATGTTGTTACCGACCGGGCGCTGCGTGTGACCGGCACCGAGACGATCCAGGCGGGGCTGGCGACGCTGCGAGGTCTGTGCAAGGTAGCGGCGCAGGAGAATCCACAGGTCGTCTGCCGCCTGATCGACATCGATGCCACGCAGGCCGGCAACGTCGTTCAGCGCGGGCGGATTGCCGAGCAGTTGTGGCGCGAATTCAACGCGGCGCAGGACGCTCCCGAGGTCGCGCTGCGCGGCAACGGGCGCTGGCTGAAGCACTTCCTGCCCCTGGCCGACAGCCGCCTCGCTACGCCACGCCCGGTTCTGCGCCACCGCGGCCACTACCTGATCACCGGTGGGCTCGGCCGCATCGGCCTGCAGTTGGCGAAGTGGCTGGCGGAGGATTACCACGCCCGGATCACCCTGGTGAGCCGCCGTGAATTCCCGGCAAGACAGGATTGGGCACGCGTTGACGAAGGCCTCTTCACCGCAGCCGTCGCCGAGCAAGTGCGGTGGTTGAATGCTTTGTGCGAAGCAGGCGCGGATGTCCACGTGCTGCGCGCCGACGTGGCCGACTACGCTGCGCTGGAGGTTGCCGTGACCGACGCCGAACGGGCCTGCGGCGCGATCGCCGGCGTGTTCCATGCGGCGGGCAACGTCGAGGATTCGGTACTGCCGTTGTCATCCACCGACGAAGCTGCCTGCGAACGGCAGTTCGCGCCCAAGGTGGCAGGCCTGATCCACCTCGAGCGCGTGCTGCGTGGCCGGCGTGTGGATTTCTGCCTGGTGATGTCTTCGCTGGCAGCCGAGCTGGGGGGGCTGGGATTCACCGCCTATGCGGCCGCCAGTGCCTATGCCGACGCCTTCGTCCAGCACCTTCGCAACGAAGGACATCATCACTGGTGCGCCATCGACTGGGACGGCTGGAATTTTTCCGGCGATGGCGCGGTCGCGCACGGCATGGAGCACGCCATGCGCCCGGCGGACGGCATGCGCGCTTTCGCCGTTGCCATGCAGCACTGCGACCAGCCTTGCCTGATCAATTCGACGACGGACATGGATGCGCGTTACGCCCGCTGGGTCGGCGGTCTGGCCGAGAGCGGGGAGGGCGCGATACAGGTCCACGAACGGCCGGATATCGCCCAGCCGTACGCAGCGCCGGGCACGAAGACCGAAGAGGTCGTCGCACGGATGTGGCAAGACGTGCTGGGTATCGAACGGATTGGCGTCAATGACAGCTTCTTCGAGCTGGGTGGCGATTCGCTGATCGCCACGCGCCTGGTCGCCAAGGTGCGTACGCATTTCAACGTCGCGGAGCGGGTGTTTTCGCTCTCGGACTTCTTCGCCAATCCGACCATCTCGCATATCGCCGCGCGGCTGGACGGCCACTCCGTGGTCGAGAAACTGGCGTCGAAGCGCCAGGAGCTGAGTGCCGAGGCGATTGTCGAGGAAGGGGAGTTCTAG